Proteins from one Ricinus communis isolate WT05 ecotype wild-type chromosome 9, ASM1957865v1, whole genome shotgun sequence genomic window:
- the LOC8282934 gene encoding tRNA (guanine(37)-N1)-methyltransferase 1 isoform X2 has protein sequence MVTKFFLRSNSFPLTIISPARTTQFFLFPKLSISKLPFISLFSATPAHPSTKSPEAFLYGPSLLKGNNPFQYAQQQQKLQLQQEQCYQSQLGAPKLLNGDEQDKKEEKEIDFHDDSVIDEENFIRVFDIAALRVPAKNCFALESRLRGHLLNWPRIRNIARVPGDEVDEEIVSLLGESKVGNGSRDDEEGKLDALDRRIYGRAEGDGEELSPVLYRERLAKEFNSRGFFKFRNLAKISRPPKRKRKEGEVEGGEKMRKKNGKDQFAVVEVMEADDEEGDWKGLLGDDFKGSKKWRGSTRLLLLDERYADKRMEDLPRAIKAALQEAMKENSTSTFELVRCKLTLSYNYWQMNEVLEALLPEGAIIPSAFETVGHIAHLNLRNEHMPYKKLIAKVVLDKNKPKIQTVVNKIDAIQNDYRTMQLEVLAGNHSLVTMVVENGLRFHVDLAKVYWNSRLATERQRLLDGFTRNDVVCDVFSGVGPIALSAATIVKRVYANDLNPCAVDYLERNSVLNKLERKVKVFNMDGRRFIDAMFSSDKAQTITQVVMNLPNDAAEYLDAFRGLFKDNPKKREVALPMIHVYGFSKAHDPEFEFHERIRIALAEAAVHVEMRRVRLVAPGKWMLCASFRLPESVAFASNMSK, from the exons ATGGTAACCAAGTTCTTTCTCAGATCGAACTCTTTCCCTCTCACTATTATCTCCCCAGCAAGAACGACCCAATTCTTTCTCTTCCCTAAACTCTCTATCTCCAAACTCCCTTTTATTTCCCTTTTCTCTGCCACACCTGCTCATCCATCTACTAAATCACCAGAAGCCTTCCTTTATGGACCCTCTCTTTTGAAAGGAAATAACCCATTTCAGTACGCACAACAGCAACAGAAACTGCAACTGCAACAAGAACAATGTTATCAGTCCCAATTGGGTGCTCCAAAACTCCTTAATGGAGACGAACAAGAcaagaaagaggaaaaagaaatagactTTCATGATGATTCTGTAATTGATGAAGAGAATTTCATTCGGGTATTTGATATAGCTGCACTTAGAGTTCCTGCTAAGAATTGTTTTGCTTTAGAGAGTAGACTCCGTGGCCATTTATTGAATTGGCCGCGAATTCGAAACATTGCTAGAGTTCCTGGTGATGAAGTTGACGAAGAGATTGTCTCTTTGTTGGGAGAGTCTAAAGTTGGAAATGGGAGTAGGGACGATGAAGAAGGAAAGCTTGATGCTTTGGATAGAAGGATATATGGTAGAGCAGAGGGAGATGGTGAAGAATTAAGTCCTGTCTTGTATAGGGAAAGACTGGCTAAGGAGTTTAATTCAAGAGGATTTTTTAAGTTTAGAAATTTAGCTAAGATTTCGCGGCCGCCcaagaggaaaagaaaggaaggggAAGTAGAAGGAGGTgagaaaatgagaaagaaaaatgggaAGGATCAATTTGCTGTAGTGGAGGTTATGGAGGCAGATGACGAGGAAGGGGATTGGAAAGGTTTGCTGGGGGATGATTTTAAAGGGAGCAAAAAGTGGAGAGGTTCAACAAGATTGTTGCTTTTGGATGAGAGGTATGCAGATAAGAGAATGGAGGATTTGCCCCGGGCTATCAAG GCCGCTTTGCAAGAAGCtatgaaagaaaattctaCTTCTACCTTTGAGCTTGTTAGATGCAAGTTGACATTGTCTTATAACTACTGGCAGATGAATGAG GTCTTGGAGGCCTTACTGCCAGAAGGTGCAATTATTCCGTCAGCATTTGAGACAGTTGGGCATATTGCACATCTGAACTTGAGAAACGAGCATATGCCATACAAAAAACTTATAGCAAAG GTAGTCCTGGATAAAAATAAGCCAAAGATACAAACTGTTGTAAATAAGATTGATGCCATACAAAATGACTACAGAACAATGCAACTTGAAGTTTTAGCAGGAAATCACTCCCTTGTGACCATGGTAGTTGAGAATGGACTACGATTTCATGTTGATTTAGCAAAAGT GTACTGGAATTCAAGGCTTGCAACTGAAAGACAAAGGCTTCTCGATGGATTCACGCGCAATGATGTTGTTT GTGATGTTTTTTCTGGTGTTGGTCCAATAGCTTTATCTGCTGCAACAATAGTAAAGCGTGTTTATGCCAATGATTTGAACCCTTGTGCTGTTGATTATTTGGAGAGAAATAGCGTATTAAACAAGCTTGAGAGAAAGGTTAAG GTCTTTAATATGGATGGAAGGAGGTTCATAGATGCTATGTTCTCAAGTGACAAAGCTCAGACCATCACGCAGGTGGTTATGAATTTGCCTAATGATGCTGCAGAATATCTAG ATGCTTTCAGGGGTTTATTCAAAGACAATCCCAAGAAAAGAGAAGTTGCTCTACCAATGATCCATGTTTATGGATTCTCCAAAGCTCATGATCCGGAATTCGAGTTTCACGAG CGGATAAGAATTGCATTAGCAGAAGCAGCAGTTCATGTAGAAATGCGAAGAGTACGTCTGGTTGCACCTGGAAAATGGATGTTATGTGCATCATTTAGGCTTCCTGAGAGTGTAGCATTTGCAAGTAACATGTCAAAGTAA
- the LOC8282935 gene encoding uncharacterized protein LOC8282935 isoform X1: MATLPYLLMANTASTNQKQEPTKTHIQAAPPKQETSLTNRGRKPSKGQPRKKIPQRGMGVAQLERLRLQERLKNIQENNKLEPFNLQPAHLPVPDPIQSFPVHYSVNYGAPPVINGGGFLSYDQGLVVEKIENGNSSHLGQFVVNPYMFGAPVGNSSAGPVFENSNELSSMPKIVQDFEHSSPTSEFGFKKKRFSEENNGRRDQQLPEITPANVTEFLGSNLENNMDLNYDPSCYGARATRTAVYANHHNISEGAEVLAIRRKGNPSGGSVFMEYDFFPGRSSTGKSISTCFKEMEFPTAEACSVAVVGSGEASCLTTSDYSGYNYTASNASSSNSIDLSLKLSY, encoded by the exons aTGGCTACACTACCATACCTTCTCATGGCCAACACTGCTAGTACTAACCAAAAACAAGAACCCACTAAAACCCACATTCAAGCAGCTCCACCTAAACAAGAAACATCACTAACTAACCGTGGGAGAAAGCCCAGCAAAGGTCAACCTCGCAAGAAGATACCACAAAGAGGAATGGGTGTAGCTCAGCttgaaaggctaaggctccAAGAAAGATTGAAAAACATTCAAGAAAACAACAAACTTGAGCCTTTTAACCTTCAACCCGCTCATCTACCTGTACCCGACCCGATCCAGAGTTTCCCTGTTCACTACTCAGTTAACTATGGTGCGCCACCTGTGATTAATGGTGGTGGGTTTTTGAGTTATGATCAAGGCCTAGTGGTTGAGAAGATAGAGAATGGTAATAGCTCTCATTTGGGTCAGTTTGTGGTTAATCCATATATGTTTGGAGCTCCGGTTGGAAATAGTAGTGCTGGTCCTGTGTTTGAGAACTCTAACGAGCTCTCTTCAATGCCAAAGATTGTACAGGATTTTGAGCATTCTAGTCCCACCTCTGAATTTGGCTTCAAG AAGAAGAGATTCAGCGAAGAGAACAACGGAAGGAGGGATCAACAGCTTCCAGAGATAACACCAGCGAATGTCACTGAATTTCTAGGATCAAATCTTGAGAATAACATGGACCTAAATTATGATCCAAGTTGTTACGGTGCTAGAGCTACAAGAACTGCCGTTTATGCTAATCATCATAATATCAGTGAG GGTGCAGAAGTGTTGGCAATCCGCAGAAAAGGAAACCCAAGTGGTGGAAGTGTGTTTATGGAGTATGATTTTTTCCCAGGAAGAAGCAGTACTGGTAAAAGCATCAGCACTTGTTTCAAGGAAATGGAATTTCCTACCGCAGAAGCTTGTTCAGTTGCAGTAGTGGGGAGTGGTGAAGCTTCTTGTCTTACAACTTCTGATTATAGTGGTTATAATTATACTGCATCTAatgcttcttcttctaattCTATTGATTTGTCCCTCAAGCTTTCTTATTAG
- the LOC8282934 gene encoding tRNA (guanine(37)-N1)-methyltransferase 1 isoform X1, producing the protein MVTKFFLRSNSFPLTIISPARTTQFFLFPKLSISKLPFISLFSATPAHPSTKSPEAFLYGPSLLKGNNPFQYAQQQQKLQLQQEQCYQSQLGAPKLLNGDEQDKKEEKEIDFHDDSVIDEENFIRVFDIAALRVPAKNCFALESRLRGHLLNWPRIRNIARVPGDEVDEEIVSLLGESKVGNGSRDDEEGKLDALDRRIYGRAEGDGEELSPVLYRERLAKEFNSRGFFKFRNLAKISRPPKRKRKEGEVEGGEKMRKKNGKDQFAVVEVMEADDEEGDWKGLLGDDFKGSKKWRGSTRLLLLDERYADKRMEDLPRAIKAALQEAMKENSTSTFELVRCKLTLSYNYWQMNEVVEKASYSHVLEALLPEGAIIPSAFETVGHIAHLNLRNEHMPYKKLIAKVVLDKNKPKIQTVVNKIDAIQNDYRTMQLEVLAGNHSLVTMVVENGLRFHVDLAKVYWNSRLATERQRLLDGFTRNDVVCDVFSGVGPIALSAATIVKRVYANDLNPCAVDYLERNSVLNKLERKVKVFNMDGRRFIDAMFSSDKAQTITQVVMNLPNDAAEYLDAFRGLFKDNPKKREVALPMIHVYGFSKAHDPEFEFHERIRIALAEAAVHVEMRRVRLVAPGKWMLCASFRLPESVAFASNMSK; encoded by the exons ATGGTAACCAAGTTCTTTCTCAGATCGAACTCTTTCCCTCTCACTATTATCTCCCCAGCAAGAACGACCCAATTCTTTCTCTTCCCTAAACTCTCTATCTCCAAACTCCCTTTTATTTCCCTTTTCTCTGCCACACCTGCTCATCCATCTACTAAATCACCAGAAGCCTTCCTTTATGGACCCTCTCTTTTGAAAGGAAATAACCCATTTCAGTACGCACAACAGCAACAGAAACTGCAACTGCAACAAGAACAATGTTATCAGTCCCAATTGGGTGCTCCAAAACTCCTTAATGGAGACGAACAAGAcaagaaagaggaaaaagaaatagactTTCATGATGATTCTGTAATTGATGAAGAGAATTTCATTCGGGTATTTGATATAGCTGCACTTAGAGTTCCTGCTAAGAATTGTTTTGCTTTAGAGAGTAGACTCCGTGGCCATTTATTGAATTGGCCGCGAATTCGAAACATTGCTAGAGTTCCTGGTGATGAAGTTGACGAAGAGATTGTCTCTTTGTTGGGAGAGTCTAAAGTTGGAAATGGGAGTAGGGACGATGAAGAAGGAAAGCTTGATGCTTTGGATAGAAGGATATATGGTAGAGCAGAGGGAGATGGTGAAGAATTAAGTCCTGTCTTGTATAGGGAAAGACTGGCTAAGGAGTTTAATTCAAGAGGATTTTTTAAGTTTAGAAATTTAGCTAAGATTTCGCGGCCGCCcaagaggaaaagaaaggaaggggAAGTAGAAGGAGGTgagaaaatgagaaagaaaaatgggaAGGATCAATTTGCTGTAGTGGAGGTTATGGAGGCAGATGACGAGGAAGGGGATTGGAAAGGTTTGCTGGGGGATGATTTTAAAGGGAGCAAAAAGTGGAGAGGTTCAACAAGATTGTTGCTTTTGGATGAGAGGTATGCAGATAAGAGAATGGAGGATTTGCCCCGGGCTATCAAG GCCGCTTTGCAAGAAGCtatgaaagaaaattctaCTTCTACCTTTGAGCTTGTTAGATGCAAGTTGACATTGTCTTATAACTACTGGCAGATGAATGAG GTTGTTGAAAAGGCATCATATTCACAT GTCTTGGAGGCCTTACTGCCAGAAGGTGCAATTATTCCGTCAGCATTTGAGACAGTTGGGCATATTGCACATCTGAACTTGAGAAACGAGCATATGCCATACAAAAAACTTATAGCAAAG GTAGTCCTGGATAAAAATAAGCCAAAGATACAAACTGTTGTAAATAAGATTGATGCCATACAAAATGACTACAGAACAATGCAACTTGAAGTTTTAGCAGGAAATCACTCCCTTGTGACCATGGTAGTTGAGAATGGACTACGATTTCATGTTGATTTAGCAAAAGT GTACTGGAATTCAAGGCTTGCAACTGAAAGACAAAGGCTTCTCGATGGATTCACGCGCAATGATGTTGTTT GTGATGTTTTTTCTGGTGTTGGTCCAATAGCTTTATCTGCTGCAACAATAGTAAAGCGTGTTTATGCCAATGATTTGAACCCTTGTGCTGTTGATTATTTGGAGAGAAATAGCGTATTAAACAAGCTTGAGAGAAAGGTTAAG GTCTTTAATATGGATGGAAGGAGGTTCATAGATGCTATGTTCTCAAGTGACAAAGCTCAGACCATCACGCAGGTGGTTATGAATTTGCCTAATGATGCTGCAGAATATCTAG ATGCTTTCAGGGGTTTATTCAAAGACAATCCCAAGAAAAGAGAAGTTGCTCTACCAATGATCCATGTTTATGGATTCTCCAAAGCTCATGATCCGGAATTCGAGTTTCACGAG CGGATAAGAATTGCATTAGCAGAAGCAGCAGTTCATGTAGAAATGCGAAGAGTACGTCTGGTTGCACCTGGAAAATGGATGTTATGTGCATCATTTAGGCTTCCTGAGAGTGTAGCATTTGCAAGTAACATGTCAAAGTAA
- the LOC8282935 gene encoding uncharacterized protein LOC8282935 isoform X2: MATLPYLLMANTASTNQKQEPTKTHIQAAPPKQETSLTNRGRKPSKGQPRKKIPQRGMGVAQLERLRLQERLKNIQENNKLEPFNLQPAHLPVPDPIQSFPVHYSVNYGAPPVINGGGFLSYDQGLVVEKIENGNSSHLGQFVVNPYMFGAPVGNSSAGPVFENSNELSSMPKIVQDFEHSSPTSEFGFKKKRFSEENNGRRDQQLPEITPANVTEFLGSNLENNMDLNYDPSCYGARATRTAVYANHHNISEKCWQSAEKETQVVEVCLWSMIFSQEEAVLVKASALVSRKWNFLPQKLVQLQ, from the exons aTGGCTACACTACCATACCTTCTCATGGCCAACACTGCTAGTACTAACCAAAAACAAGAACCCACTAAAACCCACATTCAAGCAGCTCCACCTAAACAAGAAACATCACTAACTAACCGTGGGAGAAAGCCCAGCAAAGGTCAACCTCGCAAGAAGATACCACAAAGAGGAATGGGTGTAGCTCAGCttgaaaggctaaggctccAAGAAAGATTGAAAAACATTCAAGAAAACAACAAACTTGAGCCTTTTAACCTTCAACCCGCTCATCTACCTGTACCCGACCCGATCCAGAGTTTCCCTGTTCACTACTCAGTTAACTATGGTGCGCCACCTGTGATTAATGGTGGTGGGTTTTTGAGTTATGATCAAGGCCTAGTGGTTGAGAAGATAGAGAATGGTAATAGCTCTCATTTGGGTCAGTTTGTGGTTAATCCATATATGTTTGGAGCTCCGGTTGGAAATAGTAGTGCTGGTCCTGTGTTTGAGAACTCTAACGAGCTCTCTTCAATGCCAAAGATTGTACAGGATTTTGAGCATTCTAGTCCCACCTCTGAATTTGGCTTCAAG AAGAAGAGATTCAGCGAAGAGAACAACGGAAGGAGGGATCAACAGCTTCCAGAGATAACACCAGCGAATGTCACTGAATTTCTAGGATCAAATCTTGAGAATAACATGGACCTAAATTATGATCCAAGTTGTTACGGTGCTAGAGCTACAAGAACTGCCGTTTATGCTAATCATCATAATATCAGTGAG AAGTGTTGGCAATCCGCAGAAAAGGAAACCCAAGTGGTGGAAGTGTGTTTATGGAGTATGATTTTTTCCCAGGAAGAAGCAGTACTGGTAAAAGCATCAGCACTTGTTTCAAGGAAATGGAATTTCCTACCGCAGAAGCTTGTTCAGTTGCAGTAG
- the LOC8282933 gene encoding uncharacterized protein LOC8282933 codes for MHFLRPPIHGNDKLKKTNNKLFLCLRPAVVEDFLANSKGGTAASQVLKLIDMERKDGVLFPSVYPSPEGDAAIARQNKKSKKKFLRAVKAVFFETSLAKKIKKRTSTKKKKYSTGETISNVDKDLDLVKEKLLHQKLSKKFTGRNIVSYYAPSVNSSSVCSSAPSLNNSKRFLERVISLGPSNPILENNIKKQENGKVHYGSNTGLFLLLVTLTVLVLWGKVYAILCTSTWLFFVPNWSNVSGKKLLKNGRVHSQSMDLEEYKKKIIMEGFLDRNRNRFP; via the exons ATGCACTTTCTAAGACCACCAATCCATGGtaatgataaattaaagaaGACTAATAATAAACTTTTTCTATGTTTAAGGCCTGCGGTTGTGGAAGATTTTCTTGCCAATTCAAAGGGTGGCACTGCTGCAAGTCaagttctcaagcttattgaTATGGAACGTAAAGATGGAGTCCTTTTTCCTAGTGTTTATCCGTCGCCGGAGGGAGATGCCGCCATTGCTCGTCAGAATAAGAAGAGTAAGAAGAAGTTTTTGCGCGCAGTGAAGGCTGTTTTCTTTGAGACTTCATTG GCCAAGAAGATTAAGAAAAGAACATCtaccaagaaaaagaagtattCTACTGGAGAAACAATTTCCAATGTTGACAAGGATTTGGACTTAGTAAAAGAGAAGTTACTACATCAAAAACTTTCCAAGAAATTTACAGGAAGAAATATTGTTTCTTATTATGCTCCTTCCGTGAATTCATCCTCCGTTTGTTCATCTGCTCCGtcattaaataattcaaagcGGTTCCTAGAGAGGGTAATTTCGCTCGGACCATCAAACCCAATCCTGGAGAACAATATAAAGAAGCAAGAGAATGGAAAAGTTCATTACGGATCAAATACAGGGCTGTTCTTGCTTCTTGTAACACTTACGGTTCTGGTTTTATGGGGTAAAGTATATGCTATCCTGTGTACTTCGACATGGCTTTTCTTCGTCCCGAATTGGAGTAATGTTTCAGGCAAGAAATTACTGAAGAATGGCAGAGTTCATTCGCAATCAATGGATTTGGAGGAGTACAAGAAGAAGATTATTATGGAAGGGTTTCTGGACAGAAATCGGAACCGCTTTCCATAG